GTTTGGAAGTAACGTGAAGCGAAtatctcacaaatttattcattaacagatttacgtagtGTGAAATtgaaaacccctttttgtagAAATGTATTCTTTCGTgatgtatatgaaacataaactatacctattatagtttatcaaaatgtttgtatTGTGTAATATCCTTTTCTGTGTAACTAGAAAATGTAGCAAAACATAACTATTTTTTCTATGTCTCATCATGCATTAATTGTAATAATAAAGAGATCTTACAATTTAGTAATCATTTTTCTGTAATATAATTATATCCCAACagaaaatacatgcaaaatatgaagaCATCAAAAATTTatactttgctcaacatgttacaatgTGTTAATAAAGTTGTAATCTGTAAATTCATTTTTACCATTTCTGCACTGATTTAGAAAAAGCACAGAAAAACCATCCGAAATCGAAAACCAGATCCATaaaactctgagagtttagaaaatgtgtctagtttattctcAAATTTTATAATGATTTTTAGAATCCCCTAActggtgtgaaaatgttcatattcatagaCAGGTCCGAATTCATAGCTATAGTGATAGgcatttttgtaaaaatcaccataaattgtagaaaaatcatatggacatgtgcaagtagtcattctAAAGGTGTAAACCTGAACTAtgtgcacctaatacagttttgaacaCTAAAAAGCTTAAGATGCtcaaaacagttcgtgaatggagattaacttttctgttgaaagctaatgtttgagtttagttatgttgttggtgttttaacttctattgccccccccccccccccctaaaacatgaagaaaacatgaaaatgtgggggtatgaactcaccttgagtgatttcagttgatggatgatgaagaaaaggagtttccaagtcaagaacacttgggagatacttgaggatttgaagatctagtaacacatatgatgatatttgtgtaaggaatccatgatttgagtgaaagGATGAAAGATAATAAAATGTAGGATGAAGTTACTTACCAACCTTGGAGGGAAATGCACATGAATAGCCTTCAATTTCGAGTGTTTAgaaagagaaagtgagagagaaatgggtttgaTTCTTCTAGAGAAAGAGTGAATATTATGGGAAGAGAAGTGAAGGTTTCCGGCCCTTTGATGTGATTATGGTCTGGTGAAAGAGGGTGAAAGGACAACTAGTTGACTAAGTATGGATGAATAGTGGCTGAGTATGGCCCTGGAGTGGGTGTGGAGGATTGCTTGTGTCATAACtcaaaggtaaagtcaacactccacctcaatatcttacccactagattttattcttaggcaaAGATTTCCCTTAAAatgtgtttaaattatgaatatatagTGTTTTATATGtgaaaatatgagtttgggtgaaaatctcacgtcaaaatcatgaaaaatgggcttaaaacacgaaagtggtcgaaaaccgggaaaaagTACGAAATCTGCGAAATTTCGAAATTGGAGTCGAGGGTTCAGTCTTCAGGGGTTGGGACCCAAAGGTGGTTTCGGCTATGGCTGAAAGCCGAGAGGAGCCTTGGTCTGGGAAATCTCGCAGGCGAGAAGAGAAGGAAACAAAATGGAGCGAAGGCGAAGGCGAGGTTCGGTCCTCCGGGTTTCAGGTTCGGTTCCTCTAGCAGGTTCGGTTCTTATTGTTTTAGTTTCGGTCCCTACGACGTTCGGTCTGTATGAGTTCAGCTCTCTGCTTTTGGTTTCGGTTGCTCTGGCTTTGGCTTTGGCTCCTCGGTTCTTATGGGTTTCGCTTCATATGGTTTCGACCGTAAGAAGGTTCGGCCCTATAAGGCTGTTTTTCGTGTAAACTCCCCGTTTTGCGTAGTTTTTAGCTAAGTTAAGGGTTGGGATGCCCCCAAATCATTATAAAAAGTTGAGGGAGGttatgagagagatttgggagagagagagagattgataaaGAGAGGTTGATAAAGAGAGGTTGAGAGAGACttcgtttgtgacctttttggatGTTTAGCTTCGCAACACAAGGTTCGTGCACCCTGTTAAGCCTCGTTATGATTGTTATACGTCCCCGAGGGGtatggaataatgttttatcgaaTAGTTTCATCACTTACCCCGATTAGGGTTGAGATTTTATGAACgtacgaactttccaagtgataacttcttattaaaatagcgagttgtacAATGGTAgcataatgtaaaccctaatatacaagggttagatgagttgaccggtttgacctgttcactttatttgaatttgacttgatcggaaattgacggttgtcacaaggaTAAACTCACAATTTATGGGACTTAAAAGTCATTGATGATAGTTTGCTTCCTAATGGTGTTCTTACAAAACGTTAGATTAAGTATCTTCCTCAGAAAGTTAACATATTTATTTGTTGATGTCGTATTAATCATCTCCCTTCTAGATTAAACTTGGATAATAAATGTATTGTTATTTCCTCTGTCATTTACGGTTTGTCTATCTCTAATTTGGAAGATATAAACCAGCTTTTGATATCGCGTGAAGTAACAACACAATTTTCAAATTTGTTGGTAAGTGGTGCGACATCCAAATTCTACTATTTCTTGAGATCGATGACGTGTTTCATTGGTTAGATTCCGTGCAGATTTCTACAATGAAACAGGAGTGTTGGAAGTGATTGTATTGACGATATAGTGGCTAACCTTTCAGAATGCTATTCTTTTCGATGGTCAAAATATTCGAAGAAATGTGTTAAATGATAGTTTGGTTGACAATTCTTTTAATTGGTTTGTGTATAAGTGTAAAAAGGCAAGTGTTAGTCGTATTTTTTGGTTTTTAGAccctattttaattattttgttatAATTGGTTTTTGTTACCAATTTGCTAACCTTTGATTTATAATCATTCAGCCATTCAAAAAAAGGCATAATACACTCCTAAACTACTAATAATTTCATATATGTTTTAGACCgaacttgaaccctcgaccttaAAGAGAGAAAATATATAACACATGATACCACCGAGCAAGTAGTCAATTGATATATAAATATAGGTGATAGACCCATGTGAATAAGACACAATTATATTGGCTTTACAACAAAGTCTTTTAAAAGTTGGGGTTCATAATTTATTTAAACGAAGGATATTAATGTTACCTCAACAACATATATTTGGTAAAAACAAGAGGAAATTACGCaaatggtctctatggtttgTGATAATTTGTATATTTGGTCCCtagcttatttttttaacttggaaagtccttactgtttgtttttgttgcgcgtttggtctctgtcttacctaaaaagactagagaaaattgcaaaaatggtccctgtattTGGCAAAATTATGCGACTTTGGTCCAAAACGATACTTTGATGCACCACTGGTCCAAAATTGGATTTTTCCATTGTTTTTGGTCCCTCCCACTAACTTCCGTCCATATACTCCGTTACATGCAACAAAGACGGGGGTATTTTCGTCTTTCCACTTACAGGGACTTTTTTTGCAACCTTATTCAAAATAAAAGCAGAGCTACATCACTCTTCCATCTTCAACTTCACGAGCTTCATAGTCTTCCTACTCTGTGTTCACAATTTCTTAGAGATCAAAAATTAAAATGGTGATGTGTTTCTGTGGTAGGGAAGCGGTCGTTCGCACCTCCTGGACATCAGCAAACCCTGGTCGGAGGTTTCTTTCCTGCCCTCAAAAGGTAAGTGTTCGATTTTGCTATTTTACCCTCATTTTGGAAAATCACCCTCATGTTTAGGGTTTATTTTTTTACGTGAAGGGTTCCAGATGCCGATTCTTAGGATGGATTGATCCTCCCATGTGTGCAAGATCTATGTTGATAATACCCGGATTATTGAGGAATATCAACAATGTAAACTATCAAGTGGCAAGATTGAAGATGTGTTTGTTTGCAAGTTGGTTACTATTTGTGGTGGTTTGGGTGCTTTTCATTTAGTAATAAGCAATTAGGGACCCCTGTAGTTGCATGTAATTTTGGGGGTTTTTGTTCTTATGAAATTGTAACAAGGGAATGTGGTAGTTTTTGGTATTTGATAATGTAATATcagtttagggttattttggaCAACTTCAGAATTTTGTACCCTTTTCAAGGATATAATGACAATGTATTGCAGTTATCACCTAATGTTAATGTTTATTTGTTGTTTCAGAAAAAAGTTGTAATAACCATAAATGTGTTCCATAAACATGACAACCAACAGTTGGTATAAACCATAAACATCATTCTTCAACAATGACAAAAGGTTGACATTAGTTTCATGACCAAAAGGGCTAAAAGACCAAAATAAAACCATTAcaacaaactagttttaaaccATTACATCCAAATGCACAAAAGTTGTGCTAAACCAAaagataagtttttaaacaaaatACACTAATTCCTGCATTGACTGCTACCTCCATTCCCTCCTTGACTGCATCATGTATTCCCTCCTTGACTGCTTCCTGCATTCCCTCCTTCATTGCTTCCTGCATTCCCACCTTGACCCTTGCACGTCCTTGAGTTATGACCCCTATTGTTGCATTTCCCACACCTGACACTAACAAACTTTCTGGTAAGTTTTTCAGGTTCACCTGCACCATGATTTTGcatctgtttatcatatttttcATTTGCACTTCTCTTTCTCTTGGTCTTAGGTCTTCCAGGTTGATTGTGATGTGGTGGTGGTGTTAATTGAAATGGACATGTACTTTTTGGCCACATGGCTCTACCCTTTATAGGGTCCACAGTGTAAGAGTAAGCTTCATTCCATGTTTGAAGCCAATACACTTTGTTGACATAAGTGTAAAGCTCCCCAACATTGTCTCCACTATCAGCCATTTCATGTATTGTAGCTATGGCATGCCTGCATGGAATCCCATTCAATTCCCACCTTCTACATGTACATGACATATTTGTCATGTCAACCACATGCTGGTCATGCCAAGGACCATAAACTTCATACTTTGCAGTCCCATTCCATCTAGCTCTATATTGGACTGAAGCTTCCCTATTTCTCTCAAGTAACTTTGATGCTGTTGGAGTGAGTGGACCTAGAGCTTTGGACATCACTTTCTTCACATTGCAGATCCTCTTCATTAGGTACTGCTTGATGTACTCAAGACAACTTATGATGGGCTTATTCCTACCATGAATAAGCTTACTGTTGAAAACTTCACATAAATTGTTGAGCAATATATCTGATCCTGCTCTGCCTGTATTAAACAAGAAAATTATATGAACTAAATCATATACAAAGAGGAATAGTAAAGCTTCACCTAAGCTAGGGAATATAACCTGAAAAGTGGCTTCTGGCCCAATGGTGAGGGGGGATTTTCTTCAACCACTCAAAAGCATCCTTATCAAACTTGTTAAGTTCATTCATGTAGTGTTCAAATTCTGGTACTGTGGTTGCTATTGCACACTGCCATAAGTGATCTTTATACTCTTTTGTTTTCCATTTTTTCCTCATGTTCTCATAAATATGTCTTAGACAGAATCGATGCTCAGCTTGTGGGTATAGTTGTGCAATAGCAGGTAAGAGTCCCTGTAAAGGATTATTCCACATAATCATTGCAACAATCATATACAAATAGACTATTAGTAatacaaaaagaagaaaataGTACCTTTTGTCTATCACTCATGAAAGTAAAGTTAGAATTTGAGTGCAACTCTAAGTCATCTCCCAAGCATTCTAGAAACCATTTCCAGCTACTCATATTTTCAGTCTCAACAATGGCATATGCAAGTGGGTATATGTCGTTGTTTGAATCCAATCCAACTGCTGTGAGTACTTGGCCTGGAAAGGGTCCTTTCATAAAAGCACCATCTAGTCCCAGAATATCTCTTAAGCCTGCTTTAAACCCTttctttaatgcccctaagcaaATATACACCCTTTTAAACTTCCTTGTTTCTCTAGTACTGTTAGGCTCATTAACAACCTCAAGCTTCACAGTTGTACCCACATTAGTTGCTTGTAGTTCCATAAGATAATCTCTTAACACCTCGTATTGCTTTGTGTAGTCACCACTCACTTGCTTTGTAGCTGTTGCTTTTGCTCTCTGTACTTTGTGTATGGACACACCAACTTGTAGCCTCTTCTGAACTTGCTCTTGAATGCTTCGAAGGGGTACTGTAGGGTTAGACTCAACCATGTCTAAGATTTCTGCAGATATATACTTCGCAGTGCAAGCCCTAAGTTTTCTAGTTTGAACACAAGTATGTTTGTCCAGTAAAGTTTTCACATACCAATAATCACTATCTTTTCACCGTGAAGTCTGCATTGACCAAGAACAATTAAATTTATTGCCCTTACCTACCCCACTTGCATTTACATTAGGTACATTACCTTTACACACAACCCTAAGCCTTGTTTTGTCGTTTTTCTTGAAGCCAAGATTCCTTCTAGTCTCAATGGCAAGTTTGTTGACTTTGTCCTTAATTTCCTTTTTACTTTTATACTTTTGACCCACTTGAAAAGTAACTGCATGGACTTCACCAAGAGAGCACTTCTTCTCCTTCACCATCTGTTTTAATATTGCTTTCCTTCTTTCATCATCACTATCTTCACCTAATAAGTCCCATTCATCATTATCAATTACTTCAACATCTTCAACATCTTCTGTATCAACAACTTCATTTTCAGTCTCAACACCTTTTCCTCTGTCAACATATTCAACATCTAGATCAACATTCATATAGAAATCACTCATGTCCACCTCAATATCACTTACATAGTTTTCTTCATCTTCAAGAAAGTCACTGTCTTCCTCACT
The genomic region above belongs to Lactuca sativa cultivar Salinas chromosome 4, Lsat_Salinas_v11, whole genome shotgun sequence and contains:
- the LOC128133659 gene encoding uncharacterized protein LOC128133659: MKRICNVKKVMSKALGPLTPTASKLLERNREASVQYRARWNGTAKYEVYGPWHDQHVVDMTNMSCTCRRWELNGIPCRHAIATIHEMADSGDNVGELYTYVNKVYWLQTWNEAYSYTVDPIKGRAMWPKSTCPFQLTPPPHHNQPGRPKTKRKRSANEKYDKQMQNHGAGEPEKLTRKFVSVRCGKCNNRGHNSRTCKGQGGNAGSNEGGNAGSSQGGNT